The nucleotide window ATCCCCCACCGAAAGTCATGTTCCTCACGTGTTACGCACCCGTCCGCCACTGAACCGGAGTTGCCCCCGGTCCCGTTCGACTTGCATGTGTTAGGCACGCCGCCAGCGTTCGTCCTGAGCCAGGATCAAACTCTCCAATGATGTTGGATCATTTGAACAGCTCCAGTCGAACGACCTGGTCCTGCTTGTCGTCCGAATCACGTAGATCAGAGTTAAACCCTATCCGACCGGCCTCTGTGTCCGCTCGGATCGTAGGGTCCGCACTCCACACTACTCACTCACATCACTTGTCAAAGAGCGTCAAAGAGCCGTGTTGCTTCGGCAACAACTGCTTTCGCCGATAGCCCCCAATTATAACGCGTTTCGGGCATTGGTCAAGGGGTAAATCACGTCAGGCGAATGGATTCCCCCACTACCCCCCAAAACCGCCCATATTCCGGGCGAGCCCGATAAATTACCGAAGCGCCTCGGGGTGTCAAGGGTGAGACCGTCCGGAGATTCAAAGAGTCTTCGCCGCCCCAGCCACCACCCCCGCCCAGCGCGGATCGATCGGTGCTCATCTCCCCCACGCCCGCAGGTCGATGTTCGCTGCCTCGCGCCTATCCTTTTGCGGGGCAGCAGGATCGCGTTCGTTTCGATCAGCGTGGGGGACCGCCATTCTAACAGGCGTCCCAGGGCCACGCAAGAGCAACCGAGCGCCGACACGGAAGCGGTCGTTCACGCCAGCCAACCGACCTCCCGGCCCAACCGAGTCGGACCCGTAGCAGGCCAACCGTGGTGACCTGGGACACAGTTGGTGCGGATCACGCGCGGGTAGGTTGTCGCCGATGCCCCGGTGATATCAGCGTCGATCGCACTCCGATCCCCTTTTGAGGTGTGACCGCCGTGCAGTCGCACTCCAGGAGCCAGCACGTACTTCGCAAGGAGACTCCGATGCCGAAGCTCTCATCTCTGGACGACCTCCTCGTCCATGAACTGCAGGATATCTACAACGCGGAAAGCCAGATTCTGAAGGCCCTGCCGAAGATGACCAAGGCCGCGACCTATCCCGAGCTCAAGCAGGCGTTCGAGGCCCACCGGCAGCAGACCGAGGGCCAGGTCAAGCGCCTCGAGCAGGTCTTCAAGCTGCTCGGCGTCCCGGCCAGGGGGCGGAAGTGTGACGGGATGGCGGGGCTGCTGGAGGAAGGCAAGAAGATGATGGAGGAAGACGCGGAAGCGGCCGTGATGGACGCGGGCCTGATCGCGGCGGCCCAGAAGGTGGAGCACTATGAGATCGCGAGCTACGGCTGCGTCTGCACCTACGCGGAAATGCTGGGCTACGATCAGGTGCACGAGCTGCTGGGCCAGAACCTGGACGAGGAGGAGACCACCGATCAGAAGCTCACCGCACTGGCCGAAAGCGTGATCAATCAGGAGGCGGCGTCGCCGGAGGAAGGCGAGGAGGTCGAGCGGGAGACCTCGTTCTGATCGTGAGAGGTCCAGCGGCGCACGCGATCACGGGACAGACGGGACAGACCGGTCGAGGGCAGCCGGCGGCGGCACTGGGTCGATCATGACCCGCTGCTGCTGCCGGCCGAGCCCGAGTCGAACCCGGGTAAGGAGGAAGGCGGCCACCAGTCCGAGCCCCAGCACCAGCCCCCACCAGAGTCCCACCGGCCCCCAGCCCGCGATGAAGCACAGGTAGTAGCTCACCGGCAGACCCACGAGCCAGTATCCCAGCAGGTTTCCGGTCATCGCCACGCGAGTCTGTCCCAGGCCGCGGAGAATCCCGCCAGCCACCGCCTGCAACCCGTCGAACACCTGGAACACGCCCGCCACGCGGATGAGGAGGACGGCCACTGTGATGACGCCCGAATCCTGGCTGTAGAGCCGGGCGAGTGGCCCGGGCAGCGTCAGGAAAAGCAGGCCGGTCATCGCCATGAAGCTGGCGCCGCAGGTCAGCGCCGCCCATGCCGCGCCGCGGGCGCCAGCCGGGTCGCGCCGGCCAACCGCGTGGCCGACCAGGACGGAGGCGGCGTCGGCAACGCCCAGGGGCACCATGAAGGTGAGGGAGGCAAGGTTGATCGCCACCTGATGGCCGGCCATCTGGCGCGTGCCCAGCCATCCCATCATGAGGGCGACGAACGCGAACGCGCCGAACTCGAGCACGAACTGGCTGCCGATCGGCAGT belongs to Gemmatimonadales bacterium and includes:
- a CDS encoding ferritin-like domain-containing protein — protein: MPKLSSLDDLLVHELQDIYNAESQILKALPKMTKAATYPELKQAFEAHRQQTEGQVKRLEQVFKLLGVPARGRKCDGMAGLLEEGKKMMEEDAEAAVMDAGLIAAAQKVEHYEIASYGCVCTYAEMLGYDQVHELLGQNLDEEETTDQKLTALAESVINQEAASPEEGEEVERETSF